In one window of Limnohabitans sp. MORI2 DNA:
- a CDS encoding c-type cytochrome: MNKQLLSLLLAVSASCAWAGGEETFQNVCSTCHAQGDKGSPKIGDVKAWSKLIKEGQANITADGYAGVRAMPARGNKPELSVAEFGSAVVYMANFAGANWKEPDEAMLKKINALIDKRNTAKK; this comes from the coding sequence ATGAACAAACAACTGTTGTCGCTTTTGTTGGCGGTGAGCGCAAGCTGTGCTTGGGCTGGCGGGGAAGAAACATTCCAAAACGTTTGCTCCACATGCCATGCACAAGGCGATAAAGGCTCGCCAAAAATTGGCGACGTCAAAGCATGGAGCAAGCTCATCAAAGAGGGACAAGCCAACATCACAGCTGATGGCTATGCGGGCGTTCGCGCCATGCCTGCTCGAGGCAACAAACCCGAACTGAGCGTGGCCGAATTTGGCTCAGCTGTGGTGTACATGGCAAACTTTGCCGGAGCGAATTGGAAAGAGCCTGACGAAGCAATGTTGAAAAAAATCAACGCGCTTATCGACAAGCGCAACACCGCCAAGAAATGA
- the mnmG gene encoding tRNA uridine-5-carboxymethylaminomethyl(34) synthesis enzyme MnmG — MLYPQEFDVIVVGGGHAGTEAALAAARMGAKTLLLSHNIETLGQMSCNPSIGGIGKGHLVKEVDALGGAMALATDESGIQFRILNSSKGPAVRATRAQADRILYKAAIRRMLENQPNLWLFQQAVDDLMVEGDRVVGACTQAGIQFRSRTVVLTAGTFLDGKIHVGLNNYAGGRAGDPPAVSLSARLKELKLPQGRLKTGTPPRIDGRTIDFSQCTEQPGDGVANQTDNGAPSAGVLGEVPVFSFMGRASMHPQHMPCWITHTNQRTHDIIRSGFDRSPMFTGKIEGVGPRYCPSVEDKINRFADKDSHQIFLEPEGLTTHEYYPNGISTSLPFDIQYDLVRSMKGLENAHIIRPGYAIEYDYFDPRELKRSFETRAIGGLFFAGQINGTTGYEEAAAQGLFAGINAALQCRSLAGAANDFGGSWTPGRDLAYLGVLVDDLTTKGVTEPYRMFTSRAEFRLQLREDNADMRLTELGRQMGLVDDARWEAFNRKRDAVSRETERLKSIWVNPRNLPAAEAERVLGKGIDREYNLADLLRRPDVSYQGLMSLDGAKYQNQELLDGLRGDDVSRETTRAIIEQVEIAAKYSGYIDRQRDEVQRAAHYENLKLPEDLDYNQVTALSFEVRQRLTRQRPETLGQASRLSGITPAAISLLLIHLKRSRVKGFAQEVVADSAEAA, encoded by the coding sequence ATGTTGTATCCCCAAGAGTTTGATGTCATCGTCGTTGGCGGTGGCCACGCAGGCACCGAAGCCGCACTGGCCGCAGCACGCATGGGCGCTAAAACTTTACTCTTAAGCCACAACATCGAAACCTTGGGCCAGATGAGCTGCAACCCGTCTATCGGCGGCATCGGCAAAGGCCATTTGGTCAAAGAGGTGGATGCTTTGGGCGGGGCGATGGCTTTGGCTACCGATGAGTCAGGTATCCAATTCCGCATTCTCAATAGTTCCAAAGGCCCAGCCGTGCGCGCCACTCGTGCGCAGGCCGACCGTATTTTGTACAAAGCGGCGATTCGCCGTATGCTGGAAAACCAGCCTAACCTTTGGCTTTTCCAACAAGCCGTGGACGACTTGATGGTGGAGGGCGACCGTGTGGTCGGCGCTTGTACCCAAGCAGGCATTCAGTTTCGCAGCCGAACCGTGGTGTTGACGGCGGGCACGTTCTTAGACGGCAAGATTCACGTTGGGCTGAACAACTACGCCGGCGGCCGCGCAGGGGACCCGCCGGCTGTCAGTTTGTCGGCCCGTCTCAAAGAGTTGAAACTGCCGCAAGGACGTTTGAAGACTGGCACGCCACCGCGCATTGATGGGCGCACGATTGACTTCAGCCAATGCACTGAGCAACCGGGCGATGGTGTGGCCAACCAAACCGACAACGGTGCACCTTCGGCGGGCGTGTTGGGCGAAGTGCCCGTTTTCAGTTTCATGGGGCGTGCCTCCATGCACCCGCAGCACATGCCCTGTTGGATCACGCACACCAATCAGCGCACCCATGACATCATTCGCTCTGGCTTTGACCGCAGCCCCATGTTCACCGGCAAGATCGAAGGTGTCGGCCCACGCTACTGCCCGAGCGTCGAAGATAAGATCAACCGCTTCGCTGACAAAGACAGCCACCAAATCTTTTTGGAACCCGAAGGCCTGACCACCCACGAGTATTACCCCAACGGCATTAGCACGAGTTTGCCGTTTGACATTCAGTACGACTTGGTTCGCTCGATGAAGGGTCTGGAAAACGCCCACATCATTCGCCCAGGGTACGCCATCGAGTACGACTATTTTGATCCGCGTGAACTCAAGCGCAGTTTTGAAACTCGTGCCATTGGCGGCTTGTTCTTTGCTGGGCAAATCAACGGTACCACCGGTTACGAGGAGGCCGCGGCACAAGGGTTGTTCGCGGGTATCAACGCCGCCTTGCAATGCCGTAGTTTGGCCGGAGCCGCCAACGACTTTGGCGGCTCGTGGACGCCGGGTCGAGACTTGGCCTATTTGGGCGTCTTGGTTGACGACCTTACCACCAAGGGTGTGACTGAGCCGTACCGTATGTTTACCAGCCGAGCGGAGTTCCGTCTCCAGTTGCGCGAAGACAATGCCGACATGCGCCTGACTGAGTTGGGTCGCCAAATGGGCTTGGTAGATGATGCGCGATGGGAGGCCTTCAACCGCAAGCGCGATGCTGTTTCACGTGAAACAGAGCGCCTCAAATCCATCTGGGTTAACCCACGCAACTTGCCTGCTGCCGAGGCTGAGCGCGTGTTGGGTAAGGGCATTGATCGCGAATACAACTTGGCCGATTTGCTCCGCCGTCCAGATGTGAGCTATCAAGGCTTGATGTCGTTGGATGGCGCCAAGTACCAGAATCAAGAGTTGCTAGATGGTTTGCGTGGCGATGATGTTTCACGTGAAACTACCCGCGCCATCATTGAGCAGGTCGAGATTGCTGCCAAATACTCGGGCTATATCGACCGCCAACGCGACGAAGTGCAGCGTGCCGCTCATTACGAAAACCTCAAACTGCCCGAAGACTTGGATTACAACCAAGTCACGGCTTTGTCGTTTGAGGTGCGTCAGCGCCTCACTCGCCAGCGCCCTGAAACTTTGGGGCAGGCGTCGCGCCTGTCGGGCATCACGCCTGCAGCTATTTCCTTGTTGCTGATTCACCTCAAGCGCTCCCGCGTGAAAGGCTTTGCGCAAGAGGTTGTTGCCGATTCGGCCGAGGCTGCGTGA
- the rsmG gene encoding 16S rRNA (guanine(527)-N(7))-methyltransferase RsmG translates to MHPLLPVLQKGLDGLGLTLTLERQNQLLVYMDLIAKWTKVYNLTAVRDADEMLTHHLLDSLAVITPLRRELAKLNLPAGQGYKLLDVGSGAGLPGIVIAITCPEVAVTCVDTVAKKAAFIQQVAATLKLPNLQGLHARVESLTDPFDVVCSRAFASLVDFTGWSHAALADHGVWMAMKGKHPDQELVVLPENIKVFHVEQLQVPGLDAERCIIWMRG, encoded by the coding sequence ATGCATCCACTTTTGCCCGTCCTGCAAAAAGGGCTAGATGGTTTGGGCTTGACTCTGACGCTGGAGCGGCAAAACCAATTGTTGGTCTACATGGACTTGATTGCCAAGTGGACCAAGGTCTACAACCTGACGGCTGTGCGCGATGCTGATGAAATGCTCACGCACCACCTGCTCGACAGCTTGGCTGTCATTACGCCGCTGCGTCGCGAGTTGGCTAAGTTGAACTTGCCAGCAGGGCAGGGCTACAAATTATTGGATGTTGGGTCCGGCGCTGGCTTGCCCGGTATCGTCATTGCTATTACGTGTCCTGAGGTTGCGGTGACTTGTGTCGACACGGTTGCCAAAAAGGCTGCCTTCATTCAGCAGGTGGCAGCAACTCTAAAGCTGCCTAACCTCCAAGGTTTGCACGCAAGGGTTGAGAGCTTGACCGATCCTTTTGATGTGGTCTGTTCTCGAGCCTTTGCTTCTTTGGTGGATTTCACCGGTTGGTCGCATGCGGCCTTGGCTGATCATGGGGTATGGATGGCCATGAAGGGCAAACACCCAGACCAAGAGCTGGTCGTGTTGCCTGAAAACATCAAAGTGTTTCACGTGGAACAACTCCAAGTGCCTGGTTTGGATGCTGAGCGCTGCATCATCTGGATGCGCGGTTAA
- a CDS encoding LysE family transporter, which produces MFGIADYGAFVVAIIVFLAIPGPGNLALLTATGKGGVRAGLAATLGVIAGDQVLLWLAVAGLSAVLINYPSLYSTVQWVGAAYLMGLGYSLYKVKPGDAPVLNMKPGHYLRQALFITVLNPKAIVFYMAFFPLFVDPAIHMGLLTFAVMAATIAALTFVYGLVVVLLAHHTAERVRANPLIGLALNKIAGVLLIAFGLKLALFK; this is translated from the coding sequence ATGTTCGGTATCGCGGACTACGGCGCTTTTGTCGTGGCCATCATCGTCTTTTTGGCCATCCCCGGCCCTGGTAACTTGGCCTTGCTCACAGCAACAGGCAAGGGTGGGGTGCGCGCGGGCTTGGCCGCTACATTGGGTGTGATAGCCGGCGACCAGGTTTTGTTGTGGTTGGCCGTGGCGGGCTTGTCAGCCGTGCTCATCAACTATCCCAGCCTGTACAGCACTGTTCAGTGGGTGGGGGCTGCGTACTTGATGGGGTTGGGTTATTCGCTTTACAAGGTCAAGCCTGGTGATGCGCCTGTGCTGAATATGAAACCCGGCCACTACTTACGCCAAGCCCTGTTCATCACGGTCCTCAACCCGAAAGCCATTGTGTTTTACATGGCGTTTTTTCCCTTGTTTGTTGACCCTGCTATTCATATGGGGCTACTCACATTTGCTGTAATGGCTGCCACCATCGCCGCGCTGACCTTCGTCTATGGTTTGGTGGTGGTGCTACTGGCGCATCACACCGCTGAGCGTGTCCGAGCCAATCCGCTCATTGGCCTAGCGCTCAACAAAATTGCAGGCGTGTTGCTCATCGCGTTTGGCCTCAAGTTGGCCTTGTTCAAATAA
- a CDS encoding AAA family ATPase has protein sequence MAKIFCVANQKGGVGKTTTTVNLAAGLAFVGQRVLMVDLDPQGNATMSSGVDKREMELSVYDVLLEEATIADARIRSNWGTEGVRAKIPTYDVLGANRDLAGAEVELVSLERRENRLKQALAVVDAEYDFVLIDCPPSLSMLTLNGLCAAHGVIVPMQCEYFALEGLTDLVNTIKQVHANLNRELKIIGLLRVMFDPRITLQQQVSDQLKDHFGDKVFSAVIPRNVRLAEAPSYGLPGVVFDPSAKGSHAFVDFAHEMVERVKTL, from the coding sequence ATGGCCAAAATATTCTGCGTTGCCAACCAAAAAGGTGGTGTCGGCAAGACCACCACCACCGTCAACTTGGCGGCAGGCTTGGCCTTTGTTGGCCAGCGTGTGTTGATGGTTGACTTAGACCCCCAGGGCAATGCCACCATGAGTTCGGGCGTCGACAAACGCGAAATGGAACTCTCCGTGTATGACGTACTGTTGGAAGAGGCCACCATTGCCGATGCTCGCATTCGCAGCAACTGGGGTACTGAGGGCGTACGTGCCAAAATCCCAACCTATGACGTACTGGGAGCCAACCGTGATTTGGCGGGTGCGGAGGTTGAGCTGGTGTCGCTAGAGCGCCGCGAAAATCGCCTCAAACAAGCTTTGGCCGTGGTGGATGCAGAGTACGACTTTGTGCTTATTGATTGTCCCCCGTCACTCTCGATGCTGACGCTCAATGGTTTGTGCGCAGCGCACGGTGTGATCGTTCCGATGCAGTGCGAATACTTTGCTCTTGAAGGCCTGACCGACTTGGTCAACACCATCAAACAAGTGCATGCCAATCTCAACCGCGAACTCAAAATCATTGGCTTGTTGCGAGTGATGTTTGATCCGCGTATCACTTTACAGCAGCAGGTGAGCGATCAACTCAAAGACCACTTCGGTGACAAAGTGTTCAGCGCGGTCATCCCACGCAATGTACGTCTAGCCGAAGCACCTAGCTACGGTTTGCCCGGCGTGGTGTTTGACCCTTCGGCCAAAGGCAGCCATGCCTTTGTGGACTTTGCACACGAGATGGTCGAACGCGTGAAAACGCTTTGA
- a CDS encoding alpha/beta hydrolase, translated as MTASVLLLPGWHNSGPDHWQSLWQDAHGYTRVEQHNWDFPLRGDWMIQLEEAVLANPNAVLVAHSLGCVLVAAWASHSRHAHKVKAALLVAPADVERPEMQHMLHSWSPIVRERLPFPSVMAASRNDPYCSLLRASALAHAWGSRLVDCGAVGHINTDSHLGDWPEGHALLLDLLKEKNGH; from the coding sequence GTGACAGCGTCTGTCCTCCTTCTTCCCGGTTGGCACAACAGCGGCCCCGACCACTGGCAAAGCCTGTGGCAGGACGCGCATGGCTACACACGGGTGGAGCAACACAATTGGGATTTCCCGTTGCGTGGCGACTGGATGATTCAGCTCGAAGAGGCCGTGTTAGCCAACCCTAACGCTGTGTTGGTGGCGCACAGTTTGGGCTGTGTGTTGGTGGCGGCGTGGGCCTCGCACTCGCGTCACGCGCACAAGGTCAAAGCGGCTTTACTTGTCGCACCTGCCGATGTAGAGCGCCCCGAAATGCAACACATGCTCCACAGCTGGAGCCCCATTGTGCGCGAGCGTTTGCCTTTTCCTAGTGTGATGGCGGCCAGCCGCAACGACCCGTATTGCAGCCTTTTACGCGCCAGTGCATTGGCGCATGCCTGGGGCTCTCGTTTGGTCGATTGCGGCGCCGTGGGTCACATCAACACAGATTCACACCTTGGCGACTGGCCCGAGGGCCATGCTTTGCTACTAGATTTACTGAAAGAAAAAAATGGTCACTAA
- a CDS encoding ParB/RepB/Spo0J family partition protein has product MVTKKTKGLGRGLEALLGPKVDDTVAAKTAAAEGLPSTLPLSQMVAGMYQPRTRMDEGALYELAESIKAQGIMQPILVRQLHDGPNAGKYEIIAGERRSRAAKLAGLDTVPVLVRDVPNEAAAAMALIENIQREDLNPLEEAQGLQRLIKEFGLTHELAAQAVGRSRSAASNLLRLLNLAEPVQSMLMAGDIDMGHARALLALDRATQITAANQISAKKMSVREAESLVKKLGAEFNLVPQKPKSEKSRDIKRIEEELSDLLTAQVEVRVKKRVKRHGRVEEMGELSIQFGSIDELNGLIDELRKP; this is encoded by the coding sequence ATGGTCACTAAAAAAACCAAAGGCTTAGGCCGCGGCCTTGAAGCCTTGCTCGGCCCCAAGGTCGACGACACCGTCGCTGCAAAAACCGCCGCCGCCGAAGGCTTGCCCAGCACCTTGCCACTGAGCCAAATGGTGGCGGGTATGTACCAGCCGCGCACACGCATGGACGAAGGCGCTTTGTATGAGTTGGCTGAGAGCATCAAAGCCCAAGGCATCATGCAGCCCATCCTCGTGCGCCAGTTGCACGATGGTCCCAACGCCGGCAAATACGAAATCATCGCGGGCGAACGACGCAGCCGCGCAGCCAAACTCGCGGGCCTCGACACCGTGCCCGTGCTCGTGCGCGACGTGCCCAACGAAGCCGCCGCTGCGATGGCCTTGATTGAAAACATTCAGCGCGAAGACCTCAATCCGCTAGAAGAAGCGCAAGGTCTGCAACGTCTCATCAAAGAATTCGGTCTTACGCACGAACTCGCTGCGCAAGCCGTAGGCCGTTCGCGCAGCGCAGCCAGCAATTTGTTGCGTTTGCTCAACTTGGCTGAGCCAGTTCAATCGATGCTCATGGCTGGAGACATCGACATGGGCCACGCACGCGCGTTGTTGGCCCTCGACAGAGCAACACAGATCACAGCGGCCAACCAAATCAGCGCCAAAAAAATGTCGGTCCGCGAGGCAGAGAGCTTGGTCAAAAAACTGGGTGCTGAATTTAATTTGGTGCCGCAAAAGCCAAAGAGCGAAAAATCGCGCGATATCAAACGCATCGAAGAAGAGCTGTCTGATTTGCTAACGGCACAAGTTGAGGTGCGCGTTAAAAAACGTGTCAAACGACACGGCAGAGTTGAAGAGATGGGTGAGCTCTCAATTCAATTCGGCTCCATTGATGAGCTCAACGGCTTGATTGACGAACTGCGAAAGCCCTAA
- a CDS encoding ATP-binding protein, protein MIDKLRHVFLPRSFFTGSQLERRRSLLMYMLLLIGACSLPFYFIPHPDYNHVANLVGTAGYWLLLGTLLLGAPYVWVVHGGLLWSIFYVAYLAAMTGGINSPVMVWMTIIVLPAVLLLDRAAAFFWIIAVFLANLLLLLITQYGWVNTDINMNNDVMAWTVANKLFVIALALYAVFVTETMHRSQAAEMDESNAELERTHQALIRAQAHKDEFIASVGHELRTPMNAILGLNGILRTELAGRPEDAAVVDHIRRSTEQLLQVVNDILDFSQLQAGRLTLHEEEFALRDVWTALFQNHEKKAEAKNIRMSFEVSAVHGMWVKGDRQRLLQVLNNLLDNAIKFTAQGHIVIRAQAIGGGLLFEVQDSGIGIAVDRQKQIFNGFEHADVQTNRQYGGTGLGLSICERLVTLQGGTIGVSSVQGEGSRFWFQLPLRSIAVKDAQAAADMARALVDQPIRVLLVDDNAVNLLVARMMLKKCFPKADIVQANSGAEALEKLRTETFDLTLMDMVMPEMDGMQVTQTLRLDFPEPVCHMPVLALTASANPVDHDRCLAAGMDDVLHKPLDESQLISKISNALAIHATRGQA, encoded by the coding sequence ATGATTGACAAACTGCGTCACGTTTTCTTGCCGAGGAGCTTTTTCACAGGCTCTCAGTTGGAGCGTCGTCGCAGTTTATTGATGTACATGCTGCTTTTGATTGGCGCATGTTCATTGCCTTTCTACTTTATCCCCCACCCCGATTACAACCATGTTGCCAACCTCGTTGGTACGGCGGGTTATTGGCTTTTGCTCGGCACACTGTTGCTGGGCGCTCCTTATGTTTGGGTGGTTCATGGGGGTTTGCTGTGGTCCATCTTTTATGTGGCCTATTTGGCCGCGATGACGGGGGGCATCAACTCTCCGGTGATGGTTTGGATGACCATCATTGTTTTGCCAGCTGTTTTGTTGCTTGACCGGGCGGCGGCATTTTTTTGGATCATTGCCGTTTTCTTGGCCAATTTATTGTTGTTGCTCATTACCCAATATGGATGGGTCAACACGGACATCAACATGAACAACGATGTCATGGCATGGACCGTGGCCAATAAACTTTTCGTCATTGCTTTGGCGCTTTACGCGGTGTTTGTGACGGAGACCATGCATCGAAGCCAAGCCGCGGAAATGGATGAAAGTAACGCTGAGCTTGAGCGTACACACCAAGCCCTTATTCGTGCGCAAGCGCACAAAGACGAATTCATTGCCTCTGTTGGTCACGAACTACGCACGCCCATGAATGCCATCTTGGGCCTCAATGGCATTCTTCGCACAGAGCTTGCGGGGAGGCCTGAAGACGCCGCAGTGGTTGACCATATACGCCGATCGACCGAACAGCTGCTGCAAGTCGTCAACGACATTCTTGACTTTTCTCAACTGCAAGCGGGGCGCTTGACGCTGCACGAAGAGGAGTTTGCATTACGTGATGTCTGGACTGCGCTTTTTCAAAACCATGAGAAAAAAGCAGAAGCTAAAAACATCCGCATGAGCTTTGAAGTTAGCGCTGTACACGGCATGTGGGTCAAGGGTGATCGACAACGCTTGTTGCAAGTTCTCAATAACCTGCTTGATAACGCGATCAAATTTACGGCACAAGGGCACATCGTGATCCGCGCCCAAGCCATCGGCGGCGGTCTTTTGTTTGAGGTGCAAGACTCGGGCATTGGGATTGCTGTCGACAGACAAAAACAAATTTTCAATGGCTTTGAACATGCCGATGTGCAGACCAACCGTCAATACGGCGGCACAGGATTGGGTTTGTCCATTTGTGAGCGACTGGTCACGCTGCAGGGGGGCACCATTGGTGTGAGTAGCGTGCAAGGTGAAGGGTCGCGCTTTTGGTTTCAATTGCCCTTACGTAGCATCGCCGTCAAAGACGCGCAGGCCGCTGCAGACATGGCGAGAGCCTTGGTTGATCAACCTATTCGAGTTTTGCTGGTCGACGATAACGCCGTTAACTTGTTGGTTGCCCGCATGATGCTTAAGAAATGTTTTCCAAAAGCCGACATCGTTCAAGCCAACAGTGGTGCAGAGGCCTTGGAAAAGCTGCGAACTGAAACATTTGATCTCACACTCATGGATATGGTCATGCCCGAGATGGACGGCATGCAAGTGACACAAACGTTGCGCCTTGATTTTCCAGAACCAGTTTGTCACATGCCCGTCTTGGCGTTGACTGCGAGTGCCAATCCAGTAGATCACGACCGTTGTTTGGCCGCCGGCATGGATGATGTGTTGCACAAGCCTTTGGATGAATCACAACTTATTTCGAAAATTTCGAACGCACTCGCGATTCATGCAACAAGGGGTCAAGCATGA
- a CDS encoding ATP-binding protein: MTRYTLEHLAALAVPHLPERFREGRLPYLFFVVWVLIGVMVILAIITPYPNGVPVPLAFAFVLLVLQLLFIWGLPFSVAVNLGLLAGLTQVTYAAWMSGGIFSPRMAWMTVIPLVPFYAVSRRTGVVWLVLVLLVEMLMSYLTWHSWLPDNPTLGAAQVMSSFASYSVVTLILITVPFLYDNAFRLAYNASLQRNQELEEKRQELLRTSALREQFIATVSHELRTPMNAILGFNNMLLARVSDNLQALKILNHTRQSADHLLTVINDVLDYSQLQAGKINVHAETFALRDTVNTAFDLFAQRVESMHLQYTCTIDDNVPHWVSTDRHRLMQILVNLLGNAIKFTHQGYVTLSVRRQPLCVHFSVRDSGIGIPESQQPKIFQRFVQAEDDIQSRYGGNGLGLSITQRLVELMGGHIGFESKPGQGSMFWFTLPLVDVAAPTVEAPKAKTTSLPTSATQRFLVVDDHPINRLLVRQILKNNWKNCELVEAENGLKALEALRQQEFDVILMDMVMPEMDGIEATSALRLTFDQPVRDTPVLGLTANVNPLDLERFAAAGVSAVVLKPFDAAKVCAKVEEMLIEKRSSLGS; the protein is encoded by the coding sequence ATGACGCGCTACACGCTTGAACACCTAGCTGCATTGGCCGTTCCGCATTTGCCAGAGCGTTTCCGCGAGGGGCGGTTGCCGTATCTCTTCTTTGTGGTGTGGGTCTTAATTGGTGTGATGGTCATCTTGGCCATCATCACGCCGTATCCCAATGGTGTGCCTGTTCCTTTGGCGTTTGCCTTTGTGTTGCTTGTTTTGCAACTGTTATTTATTTGGGGCTTGCCATTTTCTGTTGCGGTTAATTTGGGCTTGTTGGCAGGGTTAACTCAGGTCACCTATGCCGCTTGGATGTCGGGGGGTATTTTTTCTCCGCGAATGGCGTGGATGACCGTCATTCCGTTGGTGCCGTTTTATGCCGTCAGTCGCCGCACGGGGGTGGTTTGGTTGGTCTTGGTCCTCTTGGTCGAAATGCTGATGAGTTATCTCACCTGGCACAGTTGGTTGCCAGACAACCCGACCCTAGGTGCGGCACAGGTCATGTCATCGTTTGCCAGCTACTCGGTGGTGACCTTGATTTTGATCACCGTCCCATTTCTGTATGACAACGCATTTCGGCTGGCCTACAACGCGAGCCTACAGCGCAACCAAGAGCTTGAAGAGAAACGCCAAGAGCTTTTGCGCACTTCTGCTTTGCGAGAGCAATTCATCGCCACCGTTAGCCACGAACTACGTACGCCCATGAATGCCATCTTGGGTTTCAACAACATGCTTTTGGCGCGGGTGTCCGACAACTTGCAGGCGCTGAAAATTCTCAACCACACGCGGCAATCGGCAGACCACTTGCTCACTGTGATCAACGACGTGCTGGATTACTCACAACTGCAAGCGGGCAAGATCAATGTCCATGCAGAGACCTTCGCCCTGAGAGATACCGTCAACACAGCGTTTGACCTTTTTGCACAACGGGTCGAAAGCATGCACTTGCAATACACCTGCACCATTGATGACAACGTCCCCCACTGGGTCAGCACAGATCGCCATCGGCTGATGCAGATCTTGGTCAACCTCTTGGGCAATGCCATCAAGTTCACACATCAGGGGTACGTCACTTTGTCTGTGCGCCGTCAGCCTTTGTGCGTCCACTTCTCTGTGCGTGACAGTGGCATTGGCATTCCCGAATCGCAACAGCCCAAAATCTTCCAGCGTTTTGTACAAGCGGAAGACGACATTCAATCGCGCTACGGCGGCAATGGCCTGGGCCTATCCATCACACAACGACTGGTTGAGTTGATGGGGGGGCATATCGGCTTTGAAAGCAAGCCGGGGCAAGGCTCCATGTTTTGGTTCACCTTGCCTTTGGTCGACGTTGCTGCGCCAACTGTGGAGGCACCCAAGGCCAAAACGACCAGCCTGCCAACGTCTGCAACGCAAAGGTTTTTGGTGGTGGACGATCACCCCATCAACCGATTGCTTGTGCGCCAAATTTTGAAAAACAATTGGAAAAACTGTGAACTCGTCGAAGCCGAAAACGGGCTCAAAGCGCTCGAGGCATTGCGACAACAAGAGTTCGATGTCATCTTGATGGACATGGTCATGCCGGAGATGGACGGCATTGAGGCCACCTCAGCACTGCGCCTGACGTTTGACCAGCCAGTGCGCGACACCCCGGTATTAGGCCTCACAGCCAACGTCAATCCGCTTGACCTCGAGCGATTTGCTGCCGCAGGCGTCAGCGCCGTGGTGCTCAAGCCCTTTGATGCAGCCAAGGTCTGCGCCAAAGTTGAAGAAATGCTTATAGAGAAAAGATCTTCCCTGGGTTCATGA